ACTTACGGCTATGATACAAAGTAAAAATGTTAGCGGAACGTAGATAAATTTGCCTACAAAATACCAGAAATTACCATAAGATTTATTTGCTCCAGAATTTATCTCGTCTAAAATTTCATCTTTTTTAATAATCCAAAACCAAGAAATAGCTCCGATTACCGCACCAATTGGGATGATATAGATCGACACAAAGTCCATCCAGGGTCCCCAACTACTAATAGGCTCCATAAATGCTCCTATGCCAAAGCAAACTGCACAAAGTAGCGTGAGTGTCCAAAATCTATTAAGAAACGGAAATTTATGCATTAGTGACTCAGCGACTACTTCAAACATATTTTGAAGCGAGGTGATACCGCCAAAGATAACAGCTGTAAATAAAATAATGGCAAAAATTTGTCCACCGATCATGTTTTGTAAAATTTTTGGAAGCGTTACAAAAAGTAGCTTTGGACCTTCGGCTGGATCCATAGCATAGGCAAAGACCGCTGGGATCATAACAAGAGCGGCTACAAGAGCTGCGATAGTATCAAAAAAGGCCGTAGTTTTAGCACTCTCAACGATATCTTCATCTTTTGAAAGGTAAGCTCCATAAACGATCATGCCAGATCCTGTGATAGAGAGCGAGAAAAAGGCTTGACCCATCGCAGAAACCCATACCATCGGGTCTGCAAGCTTACTAAAGTCAGGAATAAAAAGGAATTTATATCCATCAAATGCATTTGGCAGCATCGCAACATTTATAGCCAAAATGCTAAACAATACAAAAAATAGTGGCATCATTATTTGATTTGTTTTTTCGATACTTTTTGCTCCAAAAAATAGTGTAAGAAGCGTGCCAACAACGATGATAAAATGATAAGGCAAGACTGAGTAATCTTGAAGTGCAAATGAGTTAAACCAAACGTTCGTATCAACGCTCATAAATGAGCCAGTAAGTGCCTGAGTAAGGGCTTTTAGTACGTAGGCGATGATGACTGCGTAGCCGATGGCTATACAAAGTGAGCCAGCAAGCGGAAGCCAGCCAATAATACTGCCTACAATGCCTAAATTTCTACTCTCCCATGCGTATTTATATGAGCCAAGTG
This genomic stretch from Campylobacter concisus ATCC 51562 harbors:
- a CDS encoding sodium-dependent transporter, producing the protein MSKKNFSSRWAFILACVGSAVGMANVWGFPYKLGTNGGAAFLLIYVFFIALFSYVGLSAEYAIGRRAKTGTLGSYKYAWESRNLGIVGSIIGWLPLAGSLCIAIGYAVIIAYVLKALTQALTGSFMSVDTNVWFNSFALQDYSVLPYHFIIVVGTLLTLFFGAKSIEKTNQIMMPLFFVLFSILAINVAMLPNAFDGYKFLFIPDFSKLADPMVWVSAMGQAFFSLSITGSGMIVYGAYLSKDEDIVESAKTTAFFDTIAALVAALVMIPAVFAYAMDPAEGPKLLFVTLPKILQNMIGGQIFAIILFTAVIFGGITSLQNMFEVVAESLMHKFPFLNRFWTLTLLCAVCFGIGAFMEPISSWGPWMDFVSIYIIPIGAVIGAISWFWIIKKDEILDEINSGANKSYGNFWYFVGKFIYVPLTFLLCIIAVSKGISF